One window of the Asticcacaulis sp. SL142 genome contains the following:
- a CDS encoding YbgC/FadM family acyl-CoA thioesterase translates to MKDIDFLVEGALSGFIDGRTHSLPIRVYYEDTDFSGVVYYANYLKYFERGRSDFMRLLNIPHSDLAAREDPLAFAVAEINVKYHAPAKIDDVLWVRSEIDGSQGARFNLTQRIECKGKVLCVGKLQLVCIDMASRPRRLPKSLLEIVREKFLPENKPQSLTPEKAVTVEAAHPGNNLLV, encoded by the coding sequence ATGAAAGATATCGATTTTCTGGTCGAGGGCGCGTTATCGGGCTTTATCGATGGCCGTACCCATAGCTTGCCGATTCGTGTCTATTACGAAGACACTGATTTTTCCGGCGTCGTTTACTATGCCAATTACCTGAAATATTTTGAGCGTGGCCGTTCGGACTTTATGCGCCTGTTGAATATTCCGCATTCTGATCTGGCCGCGCGCGAAGATCCGCTGGCTTTTGCGGTGGCGGAGATTAACGTCAAGTACCATGCCCCGGCCAAGATCGATGATGTCCTGTGGGTGCGCAGTGAGATCGATGGATCACAAGGGGCGCGCTTTAACCTGACCCAGCGGATTGAGTGCAAGGGTAAGGTTTTGTGCGTCGGCAAACTGCAACTGGTGTGCATCGACATGGCGTCGCGTCCGCGCCGTCTGCCCAAGTCGTTGCTGGAGATCGTGCGCGAGAAGTTTTTACCGGAAAATAAGCCGCAGTCCCTGACGCCTGAAAAAGCGGTGACGGTTGAGGCGGCCCATCCGGGCAATAATCTGCTGGTATAG
- the ruvB gene encoding Holliday junction branch migration DNA helicase RuvB yields the protein MSRLISGERQDDEHGSLTSELGIDRALRPQTFDDFVGQAPLKANLKVFVAAAAARRESLDHVLFYGPPGLGKTTLAQIVAKELGVGFRATSGPMLAKAGDLAAILSNLEPNDVLFIDEIHRLNPAVEEILYPAMEDYVLDLIIGEGPAARTVRIDLAPFTLVGATTRAGLLSQPLRDRFGIPLRLEFYTPEELTRVVIGAARKLGTPVSEDGAMEIASRSRGTPRVAGRLLRRVRDFATADGATTIDKKAASKALARLEVDQVGLDHSDRRYLRALIENYSGGPVGLETIAAAIAEARDAVEDMIEPYLLQQGFIQRTPRGRMACARAYLHLGLNPPAAIPPTGDLFDG from the coding sequence ATGTCCAGACTGATTTCAGGCGAGCGACAGGACGATGAACACGGATCGCTGACCAGCGAACTGGGCATTGACCGCGCCCTGCGCCCGCAAACATTTGATGATTTTGTGGGGCAAGCCCCGCTTAAAGCCAATCTCAAGGTGTTCGTAGCCGCCGCTGCCGCCCGCCGCGAATCCCTTGACCATGTGCTGTTTTATGGTCCGCCGGGTCTGGGCAAGACGACGCTGGCGCAAATCGTGGCCAAGGAACTGGGGGTCGGGTTTCGTGCCACCTCCGGGCCGATGCTGGCCAAGGCCGGTGATCTGGCAGCTATCCTGTCCAATCTTGAACCCAATGATGTGCTGTTTATTGACGAAATTCACCGGCTCAATCCGGCGGTGGAAGAAATTCTTTATCCGGCGATGGAAGACTATGTGCTCGACCTGATCATCGGGGAGGGGCCCGCCGCGCGGACGGTACGCATTGACTTGGCACCGTTTACATTGGTCGGGGCCACCACGCGGGCGGGGCTGTTGTCTCAGCCTCTGCGCGACCGGTTTGGCATTCCCCTGCGTCTTGAGTTCTACACGCCTGAAGAACTGACGCGGGTGGTGATCGGGGCGGCGCGTAAACTGGGTACGCCCGTCAGCGAAGACGGCGCCATGGAAATCGCCTCACGGTCGCGCGGGACGCCGCGGGTGGCGGGGCGGTTACTGCGGCGGGTGCGTGATTTTGCCACCGCCGACGGGGCAACCACAATCGATAAAAAGGCGGCCTCAAAAGCTTTGGCGCGGCTGGAGGTCGATCAGGTCGGTCTTGACCATTCCGACAGGCGGTATCTGCGGGCGCTGATTGAGAACTACTCCGGCGGGCCGGTGGGGTTAGAGACCATCGCCGCCGCCATTGCCGAAGCCCGCGATGCGGTTGAGGATATGATCGAGCCTTATTTGCTACAGCAGGGCTTTATTCAGCGCACGCCGCGCGGACGTATGGCCTGTGCGCGCGCCTATCTGCATCTGGGCCTTAACCCGCCAGCGGCAATACCCCCTACGGGCGATCTGTTTGACGGGTAA
- the ruvA gene encoding Holliday junction branch migration protein RuvA — translation MIGRLRGLVLELSDEEALIEVGGVGYIVRCGVRTLANMPELGAEVIVHIESVTREDGTRLFGFLTKDERQAFVSLQGVQGVGPKAALAVLDIMTPMELAQAVASDDKTKVGRASGVGPKLAQRIVIELKGKPLTVAGVFEPIGYSPAAVTTVKPSVNGESVAALMGLGMSEQQSRQAVDVALKDLGPEAELAAVIRASLKALGR, via the coding sequence ATGATCGGGCGTTTGCGGGGCCTTGTGCTGGAACTGAGCGACGAAGAGGCGCTGATTGAGGTTGGTGGTGTCGGTTATATTGTCCGTTGCGGGGTGCGCACGCTGGCCAATATGCCGGAACTGGGCGCCGAGGTCATCGTCCATATCGAAAGTGTCACCCGCGAAGACGGCACGCGCCTGTTCGGGTTTTTGACCAAGGATGAGCGTCAGGCCTTTGTGTCCCTGCAAGGGGTGCAGGGCGTGGGGCCGAAGGCGGCGCTGGCGGTGCTTGATATTATGACGCCTATGGAACTGGCGCAGGCGGTGGCGTCCGATGATAAGACCAAGGTCGGTCGGGCGTCGGGTGTGGGGCCAAAATTGGCGCAACGCATCGTCATTGAACTTAAGGGTAAGCCGTTGACCGTCGCCGGCGTGTTTGAGCCTATCGGTTACAGTCCGGCGGCAGTGACGACCGTAAAACCGTCCGTGAATGGCGAAAGCGTTGCCGCCCTGATGGGGCTGGGGATGTCTGAACAGCAGTCACGACAGGCGGTCGATGTGGCGCTAAAAGATCTGGGGCCGGAAGCGGAACTGGCGGCGGTTATCCGCGCTTCGCTTAAGGCGCTGGGAAGGTAA
- the ruvC gene encoding crossover junction endodeoxyribonuclease RuvC encodes MKNTIRIIGLDPGLRRLGWGVIDVDGARLSWVGHGVITPDEKQALSDRLLDLFEGLTQVIETYHPDEAAIEETFVNMNPASTLKLGHARAAAMLAPAKLGLSVAEYAALDVKKSVVGAGRADKDQVLFMVKRLLPRAGAEATLTADMADALAVAITHAHKRKMAILRSSSEALGQIKSRSNSVSGSATKNKRSVA; translated from the coding sequence ATGAAGAACACGATTCGGATCATCGGACTTGATCCCGGTCTGCGCAGACTGGGGTGGGGCGTTATCGACGTTGACGGCGCGCGCCTGTCGTGGGTCGGGCACGGGGTCATCACGCCGGATGAAAAGCAGGCCTTGTCAGACCGCCTGCTGGACTTGTTTGAGGGGCTGACGCAGGTGATTGAAACCTATCACCCTGATGAAGCCGCAATCGAAGAAACCTTTGTCAATATGAACCCGGCCTCGACCCTTAAACTCGGCCATGCGCGGGCGGCGGCGATGCTGGCCCCGGCCAAGCTAGGCTTGAGCGTGGCGGAATATGCCGCACTCGATGTCAAAAAATCGGTGGTGGGAGCCGGGCGCGCGGATAAGGATCAGGTCTTGTTCATGGTCAAACGTCTGCTGCCGCGCGCCGGTGCTGAGGCAACGCTGACGGCCGATATGGCCGATGCGCTGGCGGTAGCGATCACCCATGCCCATAAGCGCAAGATGGCGATACTGCGCTCTAGCAGCGAAGCGTTAGGGCAAATAAAATCGCGCTCAAACAGCGTTAGCGGTAGCGCAACTAAAAACAAGCGGAGCGTAGCATGA